The following proteins come from a genomic window of Acidimicrobiales bacterium:
- a CDS encoding LLM class flavin-dependent oxidoreductase — MTTIPLGVHLGERLTLEQTWWQADFADRHGFHSAWVAEGRLARDGIVPAAVIAARTKRIRIATGVVNNKSRNAALMAVTFKTLDELAPGRAILGIGAWWEPIASKVGTPVERPLTAMREYVGVLQTFFRNELVEFSGDFVHMDGVRFDSMYHENKAIDVPIYLGAVGPQMLRLAGEISDGVNLDFLLPVSYLDGARAAIDEGIAKRIDGRDEIHITQIIACSVDDHRPDDAVDACRAFLTQYLMQQPHIAEHCGVEPELVERIKEIAGWPATPDDVRRAMTLVPTSLVHDVTACGTTGQAYDKLCEFHDAGVEVPLISTHGDKEQTLLSLADAAGKV; from the coding sequence GTGACGACGATCCCTCTCGGTGTGCACCTCGGCGAGCGGCTCACCCTCGAACAGACGTGGTGGCAGGCGGATTTCGCCGATCGCCACGGGTTCCACTCGGCCTGGGTGGCCGAGGGCCGCCTCGCCCGGGACGGGATCGTCCCTGCGGCGGTGATCGCCGCTCGGACGAAGCGAATCCGCATCGCCACCGGCGTCGTGAACAACAAGAGTCGCAACGCCGCGTTGATGGCGGTGACGTTCAAGACGCTCGACGAGCTCGCACCGGGACGGGCCATCCTCGGCATCGGGGCCTGGTGGGAGCCGATCGCCTCGAAGGTGGGCACGCCGGTCGAGCGGCCCCTCACCGCCATGCGCGAGTACGTGGGCGTGCTCCAGACGTTCTTCCGCAACGAGCTCGTGGAGTTCTCGGGCGACTTCGTGCACATGGACGGCGTGCGCTTCGACAGCATGTACCACGAGAACAAGGCCATCGACGTGCCGATCTATCTCGGCGCGGTCGGGCCGCAGATGCTCCGGCTCGCCGGCGAGATCAGCGACGGCGTGAACCTCGACTTCCTCCTCCCGGTCAGCTATCTCGACGGGGCGCGGGCGGCGATCGACGAGGGCATCGCCAAGCGCATCGACGGCCGCGACGAGATCCACATCACCCAGATCATCGCGTGCAGCGTCGACGACCATCGCCCCGACGACGCGGTCGACGCCTGCCGCGCGTTCCTCACCCAGTATCTGATGCAGCAGCCCCACATCGCCGAGCACTGCGGGGTCGAGCCCGAACTCGTCGAGCGCATCAAGGAGATCGCCGGCTGGCCGGCAACTCCCGACGACGTGCGGCGGGCGATGACGCTCGTCCCCACGTCGCTGGTGCACGACGTCACCGCGTGTGGCACGACCGGGCAGGCCTACGACAAGCTCTGTGAGTTCCACGACGCGGGGGTCGAAGTGCCGCTGATCTCCACCCACGGTGACAAGGAGCAGACGCTCCTCTCGCTGGCCGACGCGGCCGGAAAGGTGTGA
- a CDS encoding ABC transporter substrate-binding protein — MSNTRISRWRLLVALLVGFALFAAACGDDSDDAGTGDDAAGDDAGDDATGDDATGDDDTSGDDASGDLTPISLQLQWFTQGQFCGYYAGIEQGYYAERGLDLTIIEGGVDIVPQTVVANGDADYAVSFTVRGLASREAGADLTQIAQVFQRSGTRQVSWADSGLDSPEDWEGKKIGNWGFGNEFELLAAIRQAGLDPDTDVELVQQQFDMVAITNRDIDAAMATIYNEYAQMLETINPETGELIQPEELHVIDYNDLGVAMLQDALWADTNRLEEEEFRAQTVDFLAASMEGWIYCRDNLEEGVEIVLDNAPILGEGHQRWMINEVNNLIWPSPDGVGVLDPDLYQQTVDVAVEFEILAEEPAEEATRSDLIEEALAQLEEKGLDITGESYAPIDVEPTPGGE, encoded by the coding sequence ATGAGTAACACACGGATTTCGCGATGGCGCCTGCTGGTGGCATTGCTGGTCGGCTTCGCGCTGTTCGCCGCAGCCTGCGGCGATGACTCGGACGACGCCGGCACCGGTGACGACGCGGCCGGCGATGATGCCGGTGACGACGCCACGGGCGACGACGCCACGGGCGACGACGACACGTCCGGCGATGACGCATCGGGCGACCTCACCCCCATCTCACTGCAGCTCCAGTGGTTCACGCAGGGACAGTTCTGCGGCTACTACGCGGGCATCGAACAGGGCTACTACGCCGAGCGCGGCCTCGACCTGACCATCATCGAGGGCGGCGTCGACATCGTCCCGCAGACGGTCGTGGCCAACGGCGACGCCGACTACGCGGTGTCGTTCACGGTTCGTGGCCTCGCCTCCCGTGAGGCCGGCGCCGATCTGACTCAGATCGCCCAGGTCTTCCAACGTTCCGGCACCCGTCAGGTGTCGTGGGCCGACTCCGGGCTCGACAGCCCCGAGGACTGGGAAGGCAAGAAGATCGGCAACTGGGGCTTCGGCAACGAGTTCGAGCTGTTGGCGGCCATCCGTCAGGCCGGGCTCGATCCCGACACCGACGTCGAGCTCGTCCAGCAGCAGTTCGACATGGTGGCGATCACCAACCGTGACATCGATGCCGCCATGGCGACCATCTACAACGAGTACGCCCAGATGCTCGAGACGATCAACCCCGAAACCGGTGAGCTGATCCAGCCCGAGGAACTGCACGTGATCGACTACAACGATCTCGGTGTGGCGATGCTCCAGGACGCGCTGTGGGCCGACACCAACCGACTCGAGGAAGAGGAGTTCCGCGCCCAGACGGTTGACTTCCTCGCCGCCTCGATGGAGGGCTGGATCTACTGCCGCGACAACCTCGAGGAAGGCGTCGAGATCGTGCTCGACAACGCGCCGATCCTCGGCGAAGGCCACCAGCGCTGGATGATCAACGAGGTCAACAACCTGATCTGGCCGTCGCCCGACGGTGTCGGTGTCCTCGATCCCGACCTGTACCAGCAGACCGTCGACGTCGCCGTCGAGTTCGAGATCCTCGCCGAGGAGCCGGCCGAGGAGGCCACCCGCTCCGACCTGATCGAGGAAGCCCTCGCGCAGCTCGAGGAAAAGGGACTCGACATCACCGGCGAGAGCTACGCGCCGATCGACGTCGAGCCCACCCCCGGCGGCGAGTGA
- a CDS encoding nitrilase-related carbon-nitrogen hydrolase, which translates to MVAAETPYTVAAIQLRPTDDRDGNLRETAALIDEAAAAGAQLVVLPEIFSAPFVAAEVDPTYFDWAEALDGPSNRMVAERSAAHGISIVSSVFEASATPGVYHNTASIFVGGTAAVHYRKSHLPFSNGFPEKYYFQPGEEPPPVVDLGPTRAGLIVCYERHFPELGRLVALGGASIMCVPVACASAPTREVFQLELRAHAVFNSMFVVCANRAGVEGDKAYYGASAVYAPDGNIVSQAESDGPELVFAEVDLANVVERRRRLPFLRDRRPQLYTGLVEDST; encoded by the coding sequence ATGGTTGCCGCCGAGACCCCCTACACCGTCGCCGCGATCCAACTCCGACCCACCGACGACCGCGACGGGAATCTGCGCGAAACGGCGGCGCTCATCGACGAAGCCGCGGCGGCGGGAGCTCAGCTCGTCGTGCTGCCCGAGATCTTCTCCGCACCGTTCGTCGCCGCCGAGGTCGACCCGACCTACTTCGACTGGGCCGAAGCCCTCGATGGGCCGTCGAACCGGATGGTCGCCGAACGGTCGGCGGCCCACGGCATCTCGATCGTGTCCTCGGTCTTCGAGGCGAGCGCCACGCCTGGCGTGTACCACAACACGGCGAGCATCTTCGTCGGCGGTACCGCGGCGGTGCACTACCGGAAGTCGCACCTGCCCTTCTCCAACGGGTTCCCCGAGAAGTACTACTTCCAACCCGGCGAGGAGCCACCCCCGGTGGTCGACCTCGGCCCCACCCGGGCCGGGCTCATCGTCTGCTACGAGCGGCACTTCCCGGAGCTCGGACGACTCGTCGCGCTGGGTGGCGCCTCGATCATGTGTGTGCCGGTGGCCTGCGCGAGCGCGCCGACCCGGGAGGTGTTCCAGCTCGAGCTTCGCGCCCACGCTGTGTTCAACAGCATGTTCGTCGTCTGCGCCAACCGGGCGGGCGTGGAGGGCGACAAGGCCTACTACGGCGCCAGTGCCGTCTACGCGCCTGACGGCAACATTGTGTCTCAGGCCGAGTCCGACGGCCCTGAGCTAGTGTTCGCCGAGGTCGATCTCGCCAACGTCGTCGAGCGCCGCCGACGCCTTCCGTTCCTTCGGGACCGGAGGCCGCAGCTCTACACCGGTCTCGTCGAGGATTCGACGTGA
- a CDS encoding ABC transporter permease subunit, whose amino-acid sequence MTGRLSDRAATIVVPLLFGAVFLGGWEWLVRAFDIKQFLLPSPSSIYTSVGDNWGRIWDGVEVTGGNAVYGLIVGSILAILASLIASRWGWFSDIVTPIASGMVAVPIVSLAPVFNIWFGSTDPFSRRLVVIVVVFFPVFFNVTKGLTQVEPVHVELMRSQAASQWSVIRRVRIPNALPFLMSALRLASSLAIISAIVAEYFGGTQGSLGQLITQSAGLSRYDTAWAAVLGASAVGIAMFVAVAALEWVAMPWRRQRVD is encoded by the coding sequence GTGACCGGCCGGCTCTCCGACCGGGCCGCGACCATCGTCGTACCGTTGCTGTTCGGCGCGGTGTTCCTCGGCGGGTGGGAATGGCTCGTACGGGCCTTCGACATCAAGCAATTCCTCCTGCCCAGCCCCTCGTCGATCTACACCTCGGTGGGCGACAACTGGGGTCGCATCTGGGACGGGGTCGAGGTGACGGGCGGCAATGCCGTCTACGGCCTGATCGTCGGTTCGATACTCGCGATACTCGCGTCCCTGATCGCGTCACGGTGGGGCTGGTTCAGCGACATCGTCACCCCCATCGCCTCGGGCATGGTGGCCGTACCGATCGTGTCCCTGGCGCCGGTGTTCAACATCTGGTTCGGCTCCACCGACCCCTTCTCGCGGCGGCTCGTCGTGATCGTGGTCGTGTTCTTCCCGGTGTTCTTCAACGTCACCAAGGGACTCACCCAGGTCGAGCCGGTCCATGTCGAGCTCATGCGTAGCCAGGCGGCCTCGCAGTGGTCGGTCATCCGGCGGGTGCGGATCCCCAACGCGCTGCCGTTCCTCATGTCGGCCCTGCGCCTCGCCAGCTCGCTGGCCATCATCTCCGCGATCGTGGCCGAGTACTTCGGTGGTACCCAGGGTTCGCTCGGTCAGCTGATCACCCAGAGCGCCGGACTCTCCCGCTACGACACGGCCTGGGCCGCCGTGCTCGGGGCGAGCGCGGTGGGCATCGCCATGTTCGTGGCCGTGGCCGCGCTCGAGTGGGTGGCCATGCCGTGGCGTCGCCAGCGGGTGGACTAG
- the hydA gene encoding dihydropyrimidinase, with translation MASIVIRGGQVVWTSGEFAADVVIDGEKIMSLVDPGTGTGDREIDAHGCYVLPGGIDTHTHLENPALHFTTQSSDDFHTGTLAAAAGGTTTIVDFVKSRPEDTIYEAFQARRAVAEEKVVVDFGLHPMVPSNALEVGAIDDLRRLAEEGATSWKFFMAYQGMMVDDATLIAGFRAASEEGVMPMVHAENGHLVQDATDRLVAAGMVEEHHHLAAHTHTSEQEAVHRAIAIAESVGSALFVVHVSSRFAAAEIQAARARALPVHGETCPQYLLAAYEDYEGLGHEAAKYLCSPPIRERANQESLWEALVSDTLSTIGTDHAAFCMGQPDDLPPQKGRGLGYFPDVPNGVPGIEDRLSLIWQAGVRQGRFDVCRFVDLVATRPAKLFGLHPQKGAVVPGADADVIVWDPEQRRTVRAADHHMRTDYNLYEGTELVGGPTHVISRGELIVEHGEIAADRGRGRYLARRRPLPKRSPGS, from the coding sequence ATGGCATCGATCGTCATCCGGGGCGGCCAGGTCGTCTGGACCAGCGGTGAGTTCGCGGCCGACGTGGTGATCGACGGCGAGAAGATCATGAGCCTGGTCGATCCGGGCACGGGCACGGGCGATCGGGAGATCGACGCCCACGGCTGTTACGTGCTGCCCGGCGGGATCGACACCCACACACATCTCGAGAACCCGGCCCTGCACTTCACCACCCAGAGTTCCGACGACTTCCACACCGGCACGCTCGCCGCGGCGGCCGGCGGCACGACCACCATCGTCGACTTCGTGAAGTCGCGTCCCGAGGACACCATCTACGAGGCGTTCCAGGCCCGCCGGGCGGTGGCCGAGGAGAAGGTCGTCGTCGATTTCGGCCTGCACCCGATGGTGCCGAGCAATGCGCTCGAGGTGGGCGCGATCGACGACCTCCGGCGCCTGGCCGAGGAGGGCGCGACGAGCTGGAAGTTCTTCATGGCCTACCAGGGGATGATGGTCGACGACGCCACGCTCATCGCCGGGTTCCGCGCGGCATCCGAAGAGGGCGTCATGCCGATGGTCCACGCGGAGAACGGTCACCTCGTGCAGGACGCGACCGATCGACTCGTGGCCGCCGGCATGGTCGAGGAGCATCACCACCTGGCCGCCCACACCCACACCTCCGAACAGGAAGCGGTGCATCGCGCGATCGCGATCGCCGAGTCCGTGGGCAGCGCGCTCTTCGTCGTCCACGTGTCGAGTCGATTCGCGGCGGCCGAGATCCAGGCGGCCCGGGCGCGGGCGCTGCCCGTCCACGGCGAGACCTGCCCGCAGTATCTCCTCGCCGCCTACGAGGACTACGAAGGACTCGGGCACGAGGCGGCCAAGTACCTCTGCTCGCCGCCCATCCGTGAACGCGCGAATCAGGAGAGCCTCTGGGAGGCACTGGTGAGCGACACGCTGTCGACCATCGGCACCGATCACGCGGCGTTCTGCATGGGTCAACCCGACGACCTGCCGCCCCAGAAGGGGAGAGGCCTGGGTTACTTCCCCGACGTGCCCAACGGCGTCCCCGGCATCGAGGACCGCCTCTCGCTCATCTGGCAGGCCGGGGTGCGCCAAGGCCGCTTCGACGTGTGTCGCTTCGTCGATCTGGTCGCGACCCGACCGGCCAAACTCTTCGGGCTGCACCCGCAGAAGGGGGCCGTGGTGCCCGGCGCCGACGCCGACGTGATCGTCTGGGACCCTGAGCAGCGGCGCACGGTGCGGGCGGCCGATCACCACATGCGCACCGACTACAACCTCTACGAAGGCACTGAACTCGTGGGCGGTCCCACCCACGTGATCTCGCGCGGCGAGCTGATCGTCGAGCACGGCGAGATCGCCGCCGATCGCGGCAGGGGCCGCTATCTGGCCCGGCGCCGCCCCCTGCCGAAACGGAGCCCCGGTTCGTGA
- a CDS encoding ABC transporter permease subunit, translated as MKRRIIDGALRVVPAVVAIVGLCGLYEGYRRMGLATDDQWPLIGGDLPVKTNAITMPALSDIVARFFEPQQRRSGTTVLEAVLQGSWYTLRISLAGFVMGALIGMALAIVMLRSKLLEKGILPWIIVSQTIPLLALAPVIVTWGNRVEVVDWQPWMSVSLIATYLTFFPVAVNGLRGLQSPPSHSIELMDSYAATRRQTLMKVRLPGAVPFLIPALKLAAAASIIGSIVGEISIGLSGGVGRLILGYAQQAQTDPPKMYCAIIGAGLLGLVFTSAVGSLERLMPGSGRRSEMSL; from the coding sequence GTGAAGCGACGGATCATCGACGGGGCCCTCCGGGTCGTTCCGGCGGTGGTGGCCATCGTGGGGCTCTGTGGGCTCTACGAGGGCTACCGCCGCATGGGTCTCGCGACCGACGACCAGTGGCCACTCATCGGTGGTGACCTCCCGGTCAAGACCAACGCGATCACGATGCCGGCGCTGTCCGACATCGTGGCGCGGTTCTTCGAACCCCAGCAGCGGCGCAGCGGCACGACGGTGTTGGAAGCGGTGTTGCAGGGATCCTGGTACACCCTGCGGATCTCGCTGGCCGGCTTCGTGATGGGTGCCCTCATCGGCATGGCGTTGGCGATCGTCATGCTGCGGTCGAAGCTGCTCGAGAAGGGGATCCTCCCGTGGATCATCGTCTCGCAGACCATTCCGTTGCTGGCTCTGGCCCCTGTCATCGTGACATGGGGCAATCGGGTCGAGGTGGTCGACTGGCAGCCGTGGATGTCGGTCTCGCTCATCGCCACGTATCTCACGTTCTTCCCGGTGGCGGTCAACGGGCTCCGCGGCCTCCAGTCCCCGCCCAGTCACTCCATCGAACTCATGGACTCCTACGCCGCCACGCGACGGCAGACGCTGATGAAGGTGCGCCTCCCCGGCGCGGTGCCGTTCCTGATTCCCGCCCTCAAGCTCGCGGCGGCGGCATCGATCATCGGCTCGATCGTCGGCGAGATCTCGATCGGGCTGAGCGGGGGCGTGGGTCGGCTGATCCTCGGCTACGCCCAGCAGGCCCAGACCGACCCGCCCAAGATGTACTGCGCGATCATCGGTGCCGGCCTGCTCGGGCTCGTCTTCACCTCGGCCGTCGGCAGTCTGGAACGGCTCATGCCCGGCTCCGGCCGACGATCGGAGATGTCGCTGTGA
- a CDS encoding TIGR03842 family LLM class F420-dependent oxidoreductase, with translation MDFGVVLQTDPPAWRVVDLAQKAETLGFSHGWTFDSHVLWQEPYVIYSQMLSATNRMIVGPMVTNPGTRNWTVTASLYATLNDMFGNRTICGIGRGDSAMRVLGHTPTKLTTLSESMHVIKELAEGREVTYNGTQQHFPWAKESKLDILMAGYGPKALDLTGREADGFILQLADLSLAEWTIGAVRAAAADAGRDPDDLYICVAAPAYVGLDIAHQRDQCRWFGGMVGNHVADLVERYGDSGAVPQELTDYIKGREGYDYSGHGKAGHDHTDFVPDDIIDRFCILGDEDAHIERLKALEALGVDQFAIYLMHDQKDETLNAYGQRIIPALT, from the coding sequence ATGGACTTCGGCGTCGTACTCCAAACCGATCCTCCGGCCTGGCGGGTGGTCGACCTCGCGCAGAAGGCCGAGACTCTCGGGTTCAGCCACGGGTGGACGTTCGACAGCCACGTGCTGTGGCAGGAGCCCTACGTCATCTATTCGCAGATGTTGTCGGCGACCAACCGGATGATCGTCGGTCCGATGGTGACCAATCCCGGCACCCGCAACTGGACCGTGACCGCGTCGCTCTACGCCACGCTCAACGACATGTTCGGCAATCGCACGATCTGCGGCATCGGGCGCGGCGACTCGGCCATGCGGGTACTCGGCCACACCCCGACCAAGCTGACGACACTCAGCGAGTCGATGCACGTCATCAAGGAACTCGCCGAGGGCCGCGAGGTCACCTACAACGGAACGCAGCAGCACTTCCCGTGGGCCAAGGAGTCGAAACTCGACATCCTGATGGCCGGCTACGGGCCGAAGGCGCTCGACCTGACCGGCCGGGAGGCCGACGGATTCATCCTCCAGCTGGCCGACCTCTCACTGGCCGAGTGGACCATCGGTGCCGTGCGCGCCGCAGCGGCCGACGCCGGCCGCGATCCCGACGACCTCTACATCTGCGTGGCGGCGCCGGCCTATGTCGGCCTCGACATCGCCCACCAGCGCGACCAGTGCCGCTGGTTCGGCGGGATGGTCGGCAACCACGTCGCCGACCTGGTCGAGCGCTACGGCGACAGCGGCGCCGTGCCCCAGGAGCTCACCGACTACATCAAGGGCCGGGAGGGCTACGACTACAGCGGCCACGGCAAGGCCGGCCATGACCACACCGACTTCGTGCCCGACGACATCATCGACCGCTTCTGCATCCTCGGCGACGAAGACGCCCACATCGAGCGGCTGAAGGCGCTCGAGGCGCTCGGTGTCGACCAGTTCGCGATCTATCTCATGCACGACCAGAAGGACGAGACGCTCAACGCCTACGGCCAGCGCATCATCCCCGCACTGACGTAG